TTACATGTGAACACATTGAAATGCTGAAGCCACAGGCCCCTATCAGCTACCTAGCGAGATCCACAAATCCCTAGCGTATTAGATCACACATTTTGGGATCAAAACTGACATCTCAGACAGGAGTTTGTGTAGATGCTTTACCTGTCATCCACTTCCTCCATCACTTTAGCAATGTGCTTTGTCTTACTGTGAAACTGTGGATCAGTGCCAGATTAACAGGGCTGGATTAGTGTGCAGTTTGCATTTCGTCCTGAAAATGACTGAGTgttgttttgatattttaattttagtaaaAACACAgactggcaggaaaaaaaaaaacccaagtctgTCATCCTGGTAATGCTTCACATTGGCTCATTTACTGGTAGTACTTTGCAAGTGGGCACACCTTATGGAAGCCTGAGAATTTTGGAATGGATGCAATGACTAATTCCAGGTTGAAAAAATCTGCCGCATTGCATGTAGTTTTCTGTTAGtttcctgaaacagaaatataacaAAATCAAAGTAGTGAGAATAGCCTTAAAAAGGAATTTGAAGATACTATtggaaacttaaaaaaagacaCTAAATGCCAGCAAgttttagaaaacattaaaaaaattgtagaTAGTAGATATAGTAGATACACAACAGCAAATGTTGTCGTCAAGTCTCAGGATAATAAAGCTATCACGTCTTCGCATTACTCCCGCTGTCCTGCAAAAGGACTCTTCTTGctcattatttaaaaacttcTTTGTATGTCAGCATTGAAACACTGCAACTACCATGTTCCAGCAAAGACTCCATCGAGTCCATTTTCACGCTATTCACATGCCCCAGTCTGGCTTCTTAAGGGCAAGTGCACTGAACAGCTACCAGGTAATCAGCTTGCAGTGGAAGTCCTCCCTCACTCCTAAAACAATTAGAGTCTTCAAAACATGGTTTCTATCTGTTTAAAATTGGTTTTTAATCCTTGCTATTATGGCTCTGAATGCTATACTTAGCTGTATGCACTAATTCAGCTTTGAATCCTATCTATCTAATCAATCAGACAATATGCATTTGTTATTGTAGTGTGGTATATGTATCCCTCCAGTCTCAAAGTTCAGTCTTACCCCACAAAAAACATTTGTGTTTTATATAATTCAGTAGAAAAAATATACAGGCTTTGTCATGTGAAGTTTACATATTTCAGTATAATGAACATAGCCTTTAAGTCCAAATTATGCACACTAAGCGATCTGAAAAAAAGTCCACGCTGTGTTTTTGGTAAGAGTTGTTGAAAAGAGGGAAACAGAACAATTGCTTTACAGAGGCATTGCTTCCTTTAATAATTTGTGCCCCATAAAGAATGCTTTTCACACTAGGTCATTCAAGAGGGATTTTGGTGGAATGTGATCATTCAGTTTATGCAGCAAACCCAAGCTACCATGATTTAATTCTGCTGCATGCTCGATTTTTATATTGTACGCCCATCAGTTGTTAAAGCATAGCTCCTGCTAAgctgaaaacataaaagaaagagTCTCAGGTTGCTTctgaaaagcttgaaaatatttaattcatgTAGTTGTAGCACATACATTGCAGGGTGTGTTGCTGGATTCAAGAGATAATTGAATGACCCCTCATAGATGAGATTTTGTTAGTTTGGGATTTCGGTTGGGCCATATAAAATTGatcatgttttttcttctgctccagGTCATTAATTTTAGACATTTTGATGAAGACTAAACCAGAGCAACAACGCATTACTGAGCAGGATGCTGAAGGCTCCACTTGGAAGCCTGGAGGCTGATAACCAAAGTAGGGGTTAAGTATCTTTCCTGAGGCTGCTGCATAATGATGAAAACACTGCATCTCAAAGCCCACATAGAAGAAAGCCTAGTGCTGCTCTTTAAACCTCTGCAGGTAAAATGATGGATTTAAAATAACTAGCCTCTTCATCTGCTGGGGCACAGTAGACCTGTACAGTGCATGAAATGTAATGTGCGCTCTATAACGAAGCTTTGTGCTGCTAAGAGGCAGAGCTGACAGATCCTATTTCAAAGTTATCTTTAATGCAAAACCAAGAAACGTTCCCAATTGTATCCATTACAATGAAGCTGCTGGATGATAAAGCCTGCTACCTAAATCATTTCAGCCATGTATGGGAAATCAAATCCCTGTGAAGCCTGAATGCACGCAAAATGCAAATCACTCCAAACTGCCTCTAATATATGCGTGTTTATATACGTCCTTGCTTTCAGATAGAAGGTGTCATTGTGAGCTCTGCTGTGGAGCCTGATGTAACCTGAGCACAGGGTAATGCTGACTTAAAGAGCTGCATGACAAAGAGCCAGGCCCTGCAAGTGCTCCTTCTCCTGAGCCCTTCCGCAGGCCAACGGGCTGCTTAAGAACTACTCTCGGGAGAAATGACTCCATATGAAATACCGTACTAATGACATTAGGGAGTATTCCACTGTCTCAAGCTAGCTTGAGAGTCTTTGCATTGTACCAACAAATCCTAAGTGTTTGGGGGATTAGGCTAAAAGCTGGGAACGGCTTGTCAAAATAGTCCTGAGTTCATTTAGAAAAGTCATTTATTGAGACGTTAATAACATCACATCTCCACGTAGACAAAGCGGGGCTATCCTTAGCACAACACACCAGCACCACGCACACTGCCTTTCACACGCGGAGAAAGGCTCGGCGTACGTGATTTCATCTTCCTGAAAACAAGGAAGGCACTAGCAGAAGCTTGTGGGTATAGCAGCATTGGATCTGGCCCAAAATACTTCACCTTGTGGAGGCTTCTGTTGAATGGAAGTTGTTCATTCCAAGTCCCTGTAGATTTCTAAACCAGCTGAAAGCTGCAATTTGAAAAACTTAAGGGCTATTCAGAATATGATGCTGTGAAGGAAGGAACAGTAGGCTGCACACAAACCGTAAGTGCTCATTCTAGGCTATTGCATTCAAATAATAACGCTATACTTTATTCAGGACATATGTGGCCAGCGTATGTTTACAATGAAAGCAGTGCCATGCATCAAACAGAAGCAGAATTGTTTCAGACTCATTGCAGTATACATTATCCAGACACACTCCAGCTGGACAGATCCACAAAAGTGAGAGGCACAGGTAAGAGCTGGTTCCAGTTATTATAGgtgtcatttaaaaacaaatcaaatagTCGTGAAGTGCGTAGGCTCCATTCTCctcctttctcattttgttaAGAAATCCACCCAGGGAGGGAGGACATGATGGATTTATTTCATCGCTGATTCCATTGTTCTGTGATGGAACAGAACAAAGGTTATCAGATCATTTTTCTGAATCACTCATCTGGTCTGGTGAAAACTCAAAAACTCAAGAGAGTTTAAATACGCTTACATGCTATTAAAAAGCATTCTGGTCctatttcttcaaaaaaaaaaaaaagaaaaaaaaaaagccatgccACCAACAAAGGCAACCATCCCAACTCCTTTGTATATTTAGCAAGAACTTCACTTCAAACATATGCCTATGCTTCATTTGTTTTACTGGTATGTCAGAAAATTAAGGACTATTGTTGCAGCCTTTCTTGTTCTCGCTCTCTTTGGAGAGAGTCTctctattttcagttttgtggttttaaaagACAGCCAGGTAAATGGCTGGCGTAATATTTTGTCTTCATGCTTTCTTCTGGAACATTCAGAGAGAAGCTAAACAAGGGAACAATGTGCTCTGATACTCCCTGCAGATTCCAAGATATATTCAAATGGTAAGCTTTGTTAAACTCATGCCGCTCccaggtttgttcagcctacTGGAAAAGTAAAGGAACACTATCAAAGGCCTGCCGCGCTGCGTTCCCTCCGGAGCCCTCTCCCCCGCTGAAAAATGCGGACCGTCGTGCAGCACGCCTAAGTAGCTAGGcgtttttaaatgcatttctccACAGCTAGGGAGTAAAGATAATCACTCAGAACACGGCTGGGCCTTTAAGGGTTATTAGGAAGGAGCATACCTGAAAGACAACAAAGATACAACTTTGGAATGTCATGAACTGTAactatttgcttttgaattctCATCCAGttaattgctgcttttcagcaggaTATCACACACACATTCCTACCTCTTCCAGCCTCTGTCTTTCATCAAGGATGGTGAAACTTACACTATTTGGATATTCTTATATATTAATGTAGTCTGTGGGAGTCAAACCTCAAGCAGTTAATTCACATACTTGATATgcagaagctgaaaaacagctttagCCGTTGTAAGGAAAATAACTCATTGCCACAGTAAGAAACAAAGGAAGACTCTGTTTAAGGTCTGTTTGTCCAAAATGAAAGCATAATAATACTTTGAAAGGGAAGAGGCTGTTATAAGTATTGAAAACCTACTACAGCCACTAGAGATGTTAATCAAGGCTCACCCACCGATTTCAGAGCGGAATCCAGCCTCCCAGTGTCACTAAATCTTTCAGAGAAATGAAACTAGTTACACTTCAGCATTTCTAGACCTTGAGGTTTTTAATCATGTATACTGTCTTGCTTAACAGTTCATTCACTTTATGCAGGCAAGTTACAAGTTTTTGTAGAAGTTTCTGGAAATGCATCGAGAATGCGTTGCCTGTCCACTGGTttatttacaggtttttttccaatgaaaatCAGTAGCTAATAAATCAAAGCATAAttacacaaagacaaaaatacaatCATTAACATTTTACTGACTACAAATGATAAGCATGAGGAAATGTCCATTTACACCCACTGACATGAATTTGTGTTAGTTTGCTATTGATAAATGATACTCTGGATTGGTGGCAATGTAACTGACAgatgtgcatttaaaaaaaaaaaacccagaaattagAGAGCCACTCATGTTCGACATGATCTTATACTGAGATAAATACCTACACACAGTGATATGATCATGCGTACCCACATGTGATCATATtaacactggggttttttttcctgacaaggTATTATGGTCAAGGTAGTTGAACCTCCTCAACAAATCTTGCTTTGATCAAGTACCAGATACTATTATCTAAAGCGTTGGATGATACAGAAACAATCTGTGCAAGTGTAGCAATTTAGaatcagaaaattttaaaaaaagtagtatttacAAAGGTAACTTTTAAATTCATTAATTAAATTAAGACTCCAGTCTTCATATTCCAAACACCTgatcatttaatttctttttttttttttggcattttgctctcctctccccattATTCCTTCTCCCCACCGCAAATATTAGCCCATGTTTAAAGTAAACTAACACAATTAAAActcttaaaaaacccaaaccagtaAGTTATTCACCTTgtgccaagaaaaaaagcacagcccTAGAACATTACTCAAAAGATTCCATAAATCCTTCATAATTAAGGAGAGTTCCAGGAGCAAGGAGAACTTAAACAAGTTGTAGAACTTGAGAGGAGAAATAGGGGAAAGAGGAGACATTTatcccttaattttttttttgttttgtctgaacTTCATTTACAAAAGGCTCCTGGTACTTTTCCCAACGTTTTCACGCCTCCATCCTCTGGCACATATGGTTTAATACacaaacaatttaaataaaatgtcaaattCAAATTCCCACCATCAATAATTCAACTCTTGGGAAAACTGGTGGTTTTTAAGCTATTTCAAAACTAGCCCTGCCTAGCTAGCCATTTGGTTAGGACTCAGAAGTTAAATAAGAGGATTCTTATAAAAATTTGGTATCCTATTTTAGCCTTGTAACAATTTCATACACATAAAACCTAGAAGAAACCCTTTTCACtgatattttgcttcttttgtatACATCCTACTACCCATAAGTTATAACCATATAGGCTATGCGAGAAACAGAACCACTCAAGCTTCGCTGTGTTTTCTAGTGGTTCTATGAGCCTCTCGACTTCAATGAATTTAAacggaaaataaaaatctcttcaAGTCCTTATTCTAAACGGTAGATAAACCCTCTAGCCTTTTTTCTTAGTGAAGTGGTATCATCCATCCTTATTGTAAGATACTGCATTTCTTCTCAGCTTTAAATTGGGGGTTGTCGATACTGTCTTTTTGCTTCtgtcttgcttttcaaattccAACTCATTTGGTGAAAGAGCTCATCGTTTTACCTCCTTGCTGAAGCCAGTCTTTTCACACTGGTTAGCTTTGGAAAGTCGGAATACTGAGTGCTTCTCTAGGTCAGACTGGTACTAATTTGAGTATGGAGTGGAACCAAGCTGGTTTGATGTAGAGTTTGGACCGATTTATTTTCATGCTGGGTTGGAGATCTAGCCATCTCAGATGGTTCAGGAAACTGGGTGGGGAGTGGTAGCCATTTCCATGCCAGAGTCTcttaacagcaaaaatacagaagagaaactGAGAGAATGAAAAGAAGACTTGTGGTCGAATGAAGAGAATTTCCATGTCCCTGAGGGGTGGTACTGTTCACTGAATTTGTGACAGTTGACAGAGAAATGGAAGTTGCTGAAGAATTGTTTGAAGGTGTTGGACTTGTTCCATTGGGATTGCAGTAGATCTAGAatgcagggaggggaaaacaacaaaaaggagtttgtgggggttttttggtgtgtgtatttgttttttaaaatcagtaggCAGATTTGTAGCAACAAACAAAGTGTCACAGCACTCAGACCAGATACACAGAATTGTTCATGCCTCTCATCGTGCAGTTAAAGACAAAGCCATTTTGAATTATATGCATGCGATTTGTTAAACAAATAGAACATTTTTCTAAACCTTTTCCTGTGGTTACATAACTATCACTTCATCAAAACCCTACACTAAGACAAAAGGCAGAATAGAGAAGTAGGTTTCAAAACACctcacaccaaaaaacccaaatgcaaaTGTAAAGGTATGCAAGACAAATAttaggataaaaaaaataaaaagacagacTTTTGGACAACTACATTACTTCATTGTCTTTGCAGACTAAgccacaaataaaaatatgtgcaaACAATGGTGAAGAATCTATTGATAATGTTTCTGGTGCTGGTTTGGAGATTCCTTTCAAGCAATGGTGGGGCTTATGTGAGTGGGCTGAATATTTCAGCCTCTCTCGTCTCCCATCTTGCCGTGGTAGTACTAAACTGCAGAACTTAAAACAACAGAACTCTACTGATTAAATCATCACCTATTGGCATGCTAGAGCCTACAAATAGAAAATGCAGTGGAAAGACCATATAATAttaacaagttttaaaaaacagtgacagaaagtaaaaatcaaaaaataCAATCCCCACTCCCCCAGCTTTGCATTATAGGGATGGAATATGAAAATTTGCACCCTACGTAACTTCAGTATCAAGCTATTTCCTACACATGCACAGGAAAACTTTCAAAGCTAAGCTACTGTGTTCTTTTCTTccagtggggggggggaaaaaaaaagcatgtgacACACGAGGACGAAAAACAAGGGCAAGAATCACAGATCTGCTCCCTCAAAATGAGCATAGTTTAGCAAGCTTGGCTT
This Phalacrocorax aristotelis chromosome 3, bGulAri2.1, whole genome shotgun sequence DNA region includes the following protein-coding sequences:
- the CD24 gene encoding signal transducer CD24 codes for the protein MGTALAARLGLGLLLLALLLPTQIYCNPNGTSPTPSNNSSATSISLSTVTNSVNSTTPQGHGNSLHSTTSLLFILSVSLLYFCC